Proteins from a genomic interval of Phlebotomus papatasi isolate M1 chromosome 3, Ppap_2.1, whole genome shotgun sequence:
- the LOC129806559 gene encoding coiled-coil domain-containing protein 43 isoform X2: protein MADTEETFDFWLKRKLRQINTDESIYGPYIVGILDGDGEEQVEEKIGAIEELLSGIIDSDVKATAEEIVNKWTSLNAEPPPKKNDVEDVDTRLARLLESNVVTSTVQRRQTSEESQIRSKILAQYSQVPLSDEEDDDRGASASNGDAELGRNTNVEAVQQMMRERREQAKLESQRKKEKDKEDLKKQKQLREEKKEKRKSVKQERRR, encoded by the exons ATGGCAGACACGGAAGAGACTTTCGATTTTTGGTTGAAGAGGAAATTGCGGCAAATAAACACAGATGAATCTATCTACGGACCCTACATCGTTGGTATTCTCGATGGGGATGGTGAGGAGCAGGTGGAGGAAAAAATTGGTGCCATTGAAGAACTTCTATCAGGAATAATT GACTCTGATGTTAAAGCCACAGCTGAGGAGATTGTCAACAAATGGACATCGCTTAATGCTGAGCCTCCGCCCAAGAAGAACGATGTCGAAGATGTTGATACGCGCCTAGCACGTCTCCTAGAATCTAATGTCGTGACATCCACCGTGCAACGGCGGCAGACATCAGAGGAATCCCAGATACGCTCCAAAATCCTGGCTCAGTACAGTCAAGTCCCA CTTTCAGATGAAGAAGATGACGATCGGGGGGCTTCGGCATCCAATGGTGATGCAGAACTCGGCCGGAACACAAATGTTGAGGCTGTGCAGCAAATGATGCGAGAACGACGGGAACAGGCAAAATTGGAGAGTCAGAGGAAGAAGGAGAAAGACAAGGAGGATCTCAAGAAGCAAAAGCAATTGCGTGAGGAGAAGAAGGAGAAGCGAAAGAGTGTAAAGCAAGAACGCAGACGGTAG
- the LOC129806559 gene encoding coiled-coil domain-containing protein 43 isoform X1 — MADTEETFDFWLKRKLRQINTDESIYGPYIVGILDGDGEEQVEEKIGAIEELLSGIIDSDVKATAEEIVNKWTSLNAEPPPKKNDVEDVDTRLARLLESNVVTSTVQRRQTSEESQIRSKILAQYSQVPVSLMFPLNTWILVKILLFGHIYQLSDEEDDDRGASASNGDAELGRNTNVEAVQQMMRERREQAKLESQRKKEKDKEDLKKQKQLREEKKEKRKSVKQERRR; from the exons ATGGCAGACACGGAAGAGACTTTCGATTTTTGGTTGAAGAGGAAATTGCGGCAAATAAACACAGATGAATCTATCTACGGACCCTACATCGTTGGTATTCTCGATGGGGATGGTGAGGAGCAGGTGGAGGAAAAAATTGGTGCCATTGAAGAACTTCTATCAGGAATAATT GACTCTGATGTTAAAGCCACAGCTGAGGAGATTGTCAACAAATGGACATCGCTTAATGCTGAGCCTCCGCCCAAGAAGAACGATGTCGAAGATGTTGATACGCGCCTAGCACGTCTCCTAGAATCTAATGTCGTGACATCCACCGTGCAACGGCGGCAGACATCAGAGGAATCCCAGATACGCTCCAAAATCCTGGCTCAGTACAGTCAAGTCCCAGTAAGTTTGATGTTTCCCTTGAATACTtggattttggtaaaaattttgcTCTTTGGGCATATTTATCAGCTTTCAGATGAAGAAGATGACGATCGGGGGGCTTCGGCATCCAATGGTGATGCAGAACTCGGCCGGAACACAAATGTTGAGGCTGTGCAGCAAATGATGCGAGAACGACGGGAACAGGCAAAATTGGAGAGTCAGAGGAAGAAGGAGAAAGACAAGGAGGATCTCAAGAAGCAAAAGCAATTGCGTGAGGAGAAGAAGGAGAAGCGAAAGAGTGTAAAGCAAGAACGCAGACGGTAG